In a genomic window of Muntiacus reevesi chromosome 1, mMunRee1.1, whole genome shotgun sequence:
- the MCEMP1 gene encoding mast cell-expressed membrane protein 1 produces MQAVAFKDKRRGSSGNKEAADDPNYENITFTFKNQNQPKGSHSPPKDKVPAESRPPSDTAQEHHWLPKAMMSLNTFLTLSCVVLLALVLVKNFEMSREMVVLKEVLLNVSTSVQEYQGEQQTQWATVKQNITVAKQSLDTIKRSIQDGNPKRRQLATVQNIDEVKKTLQEILNMLKMSKPSPTP; encoded by the exons ATGCAGGCGGTAGCCTTCAAAGACAAGAGACGGGGATCCTCAGGCAATAAAGAAG CTGCAGATGACCCTAACTATGAGAATATCACCTTTACCTTCAAAAACCAGAACCAGCCAAAGGGCAGTCATTCACCACCCAAGGATAAGG TGCCAGCCGAGTCCAGGCCACCCTCGGACACTGCCCAGGAACACCACTGGTTGCCTAAAGCCATGATGAGTCTGAACACCTTCTTGACTCTGTCCTGCGTGGTCCTCTTAGCGTTGGTCCTGGTGAAGA aTTTCGAGATGTCCAGGGAGATGGTGGTCTTGAAAGAGGTGCTCTTGAACG TCTCCACTTCGGTGCAAGAGTACCAAGGAGAGCAGCAGACTCAGTGGGCCACTGTGAAGCAGAACATCACGGTAGCCAAGCAGAGCCTGGACACAATCAAGCGGAGCATCCAAGATGGGAACCCGAAACGGAGGCAGCTGGCTACAG TCCAAAACATAGacgaagtcaagaaaacattacagGAAATCCTCAATATGCTGAAGATGTCAAAACCAA GTCCCACACCTTAA
- the FCER2 gene encoding low affinity immunoglobulin epsilon Fc receptor, translating to MEESSYSEVTKFSRRRRSCCSRGTQLALLALVMTALWAGLLTLLLLWHWENARNLKQLEETAAQNVSQVSKDLETHKGDQMAQKSQAAQIMQDMERIQAEQKRMESQESALSWNLDGLRADLSDLKSRGLNEMRQALDSLGRLQEEVGKLWIELRASNGSVCNTCPEAWIYFQKKCYYFGEGSKKWLEARYTCENLHGRLVSIHSPEEQDFLTKRANWRGSWIGLRDLDIEGEFIWMDNRPLDYSNWQPGEPNDAGLGENCVMMLSSGKWNDAFCGSKLHGWVCDRLATC from the exons ATGGAGGAAAGTTCCTACTCAG AAGTCACAAAATTTTCCAGAAGGCGGAGGTCGTGCTGCTCTAGGGGGACGCAGCTGGCCCTGCTGGCACTGGTGATGACGGCGCTATGGGCTGGGCTGCTGACTCTGCTTCTCTTGTGGC ACTGGGAAAACGCACGAAATCTAAAACAGCTGGAGGAGACCGCTGcccagaacg TCTCTCAGGTGTCCAAGGACTTGGAAACACACAAGGGTGACCAGATGGCCCAGAAATCCCAGG CTGCCCAGATAATGCAGGACATGGAACGAATCCAAGCTGAACAGAAGAGAATGGAATCTCAGG aGTCTGCGCTCTCCTGGAACCTGGATGGTCTtcgagctgacctgagtgacctgAAGTCCCGCG GCTTGAATGAGATGCGTCAGGCCTTGGATTCACTGGGAAGACTCCAAGAGGAGGTGGGAAAGTTGTGGATCGAGCTACGCGCGTCCAACG GCTCTGTGTGCAACACGTGCCCCGAGGCCTGGATCTATTTCCAAAAGAAGTGCTACTACTTCGGGGAGGGCTCCAAGAAATGGCTCGAGGCCCGGTACACCTGTGAGAATCTGCACGGGCGGCTGGTTAGCATCCACAGCCCAGAGGAGCAG GACTTCCTGACCAAACGTGCCAACTGGAGGGGCTCCTGGATTGGCCTTCGGGACCTGGACATCGAGGGGGAGTTTATCTGGATGGACAACCGGCCCCTGGACTATAG CAACTGGCAGCCGGGGGAGCCCAACGACGCGGGCCTGGGTGAGAACTGCGTGATGATGCTGAGCTCTGGGAAGTGGAATGATGCCTTCTGTGGCAGCAAGCTGCATGGCTGGGTGTGTGACCGGCTGGCCACATGCTGA
- the TRAPPC5 gene encoding trafficking protein particle complex subunit 5, producing the protein MEARFTRGKSALLERALARPRTEVSLSAFALLFSELVQHCQSRVFSVAELQARLAALGRQVGARVLDALVAREKGARRETKVLGALLFVKGAVWKALFGKEADKLEQANDDARTFYIIEREPLINTYISVPKENSTLNCASFTAGIVEAVLTHSGFPAKVTAHWHKGTTLMIKFEEAVIARDRALEGR; encoded by the coding sequence ATGGAGGCGCGCTTCACGCGTGGGAAGTCGGCGCTGCTGGAACGCGCGCTGGCCCGGCCACGCACCGAGGTGAGCCTGAGCGCCTTTGCCCTGCTCTTCTCCGAGCTGGTTCAGCACTGCCAGAGCCGCGTCTTCTCCGTGGCGGAGCTGCAGGCGCGCCTGGCCGCGCTGGGCCGCCAGGTGGGCGCCCGCGTCCTGGATGCGCTGGTGGCTCGCGAAAAGGGCGCCCGGCGCGAAACCAAGGTGCTGGGCGCTCTGCTCTTCGTTAAGGGCGCCGTGTGGAAGGCGCTGTTCGGCAAGGAGGCCGACAAGCTGGAGCAGGCCAACGACGACGCCCGCACCTTCTACATCATCGAGCGCGAGCCGCTCATTAACACCTACATCTCCGTGCCCAAGGAGAACAGCACGCTCAACTGTGCCAGCTTTACCGCGGGCATCGTGGAGGCGGTGCTCACGCACAGCGGCTTCCCCGCCAAGGTCACCGCGCACTGGCACAAGGGCACCACGCTGATGATCAAGTTCGAGGAGGCCGTCATAGCCCGGGACCGGGCCCTGGAGGGCCGCTGA
- the RETN gene encoding resistin — translation MKALSFLFIPVLGLLVCGQSLCPIDKAISEKIQHVTSSLVPEAVRNIGLDCQSVTSRGSLVTCPSGFAVTGCTCGSACGSWDVRAETTCHCQCADMDWTGARCCRVRIH, via the exons ATGAAggctctctccttcctcttcatcCCAGTCCTGGGGCTGCTGGTGTGTGGCCAGTCACTGTGCCCCATAGATAAAGCCATCAGTGAGAAGATCCAGCATGTCACCAGCTCCCTAG TTCCTGAGGCAGTGAGGAACATTGGCCTGGACTGCCAGAGTGTCACCTCCAGGGGGTCCCTGGTCACCTGCCCTTCAG gCTTCGCCGTCACTGGCTGCACGTGTGGCTCTGCCTGTGGCTCGTGGGACGTGCGTGCTGAGACCACGTGCCACTGCCAGTGCGCAGACATGGACTGGACCGGAGCTCGCTGCTGCCGCGTGCGGATCCACTAG